In Streptococcus parauberis NCFD 2020, the sequence CAGCTGTGACGACTGGTTTTGAATCGATTGATGTGATTTTAACAGAAGTTAATAAAGGTTTTGGGATGGAGCATTTGTGTAAAGCATTGGGAATTGAAGCCAATCAAGTCATGGCGTTTGGAGATAATCTCAATGATTTTCAAATGCTCGAGTATGTGGGCACAGCTATTGCCACAGAAAATGCTAGACCAGAAATAAAAGCAATTAGTCAAGAAGTGATTGGTCATTGTAATGATGCTTCTGTTTTGAGCTATTTAGAAGGGTTGGTTAGAGATGTTTGATATTAAAATTTTAGCCTTGGATTTAGATGGAACCTTATTTACCACTGAAAAAACAGTAACAGATGCTAATAAAGAAGCATTGAAAGCTGTGCGTGACAAAGGCGTCAAAGTTGTGATTACAACTGGTCGTCCCCTAAAAGCTATTGGTAATCTACTTGAAGAGCTTGATTTAGTCAATGAAGAAGATTATTCAATTACCTTTAATGGCGGACTGGTTCAAAAAAATACGGGATTGATTTTAGACAAGAGTGCTTTAGCTTTGTCCGATGTCAAAGTGATTCATCAGGAACTAGATAGAATTGGTTTACCGACTGATATTTTAAGTGAAGGAACGGTCTATAGTATTCCAAGCTCGGATGGGTGTCATTCCCAATATTACCTAGCCAACCCTTTATTATCTTTTATTGAAATTGACTCGATTGAAGATTTGTCTAAAAAGATTGTTTATAATAAAATTGTAACAGTTACAGACGCGACTTATTTGGATCAACAATTAGCTAAAGCAAATCAAGACTTGTTTGGAAATTACGAATCCTTTAAATCACGTGATATCATTTTTGAAGTCATGCCCAAAGGAATTAATAAAGCCTTTGGTCTAAACCTTTTGTGCCAACACCTCGGCTTAGAGGCAAAGAATGTGATGGCTATGGGTGATGAAGCCAATGATTTATCCATGCTTAAGTGGGCTGGCCTCGGTATTGCAATGGCTAACGCGACGTCCCAAGCAAAAAAAGTTGCAGATGACGTCACAACTTTAACAAATGATCAGTCTGGTGTTGCACAAGCAATTCACAAGTACATATTAAATGAGGTAGACTAATGGGATTATTTGATCGTCTATTCGGACATAAAAAAGAAGAAAATCAAAACCTTGATACTGAACAAGAAAAGATTGAACAGGTTGACGAGGAGCAGTTAGAAGAAGTTTTTCCGATGGAAATGTCTGATGAGAAACCTTTCGAAGATGAGAGTGAATCGGAAAACCCTTTGGAAACAGATGTTCCTTTCTATGATGGTGACAATGATGACGACTTTGAGGTCTTTGATGATGAACCAGATTTATCAGCAAATCTAGATAATGAGTCTGTGGAGATTATTGAAGACAGCGATGACTATGAAGAAAAATTAGATATTCAAGAAATTGTCGAAACACCTGAACTGGATACTAATCAAGTGAACATGGCTCATGAAGAAGAAATGACAAAGAGTGATGACAGTCCAGCAATGACTGAAAATAATCAAGATGAAGACTTATCTTCTGATGACCAAAATTTAGCTCTTGATGATGAACCAGATATGACAAGAAGTGAATCTGAGTCTGAAAGAGTAGATTCCGAAATGATAGCGTCACAATCAGTTCAGCCTTCAGCTTCTAGCATTCAAATGATGGTAGAATACTACAAACGCAAGGCAGCTTTTGAAGAAGATATCCGTGAAGGAAGAATTCAACCTAAAGCTGATCCCGTCATTACAGAAGTTGAACCAGTTATTGTCGCCGAGCTAAATGAAAGTGACCAAGATAAGTATGACCGGTCACTAGCTAAAACGAGAACTGGTTTTACAGCTCGATTAAATGCTTTCTTTGCAAATTTCAGAAGAGTAGATGAAGAATTTTTTGAAGAATTAGAAGAAATGCTCATTTTATCTGATGTTGGTGTATCAGTGGCAACTAGGCTGACTGATGAGCTTCGTCAGGAAGTGAAATTAGAAAATGCTAAAAAGCCAGAAGATCTTCGTCGTGTCATTGTTCAAAAATTAGTTGATATCTATGAAAAAGATGGCGTCTATAATGAAGCTGTTAACTACCAAAAAGGACTAACAGTTATGCTTCTTGTAGGGGTTAATGGTGTAGGTAAAACAACTTCAATTGGGAAACTCGCATACAAGTATAAAAATGAAGGCAAAAAAGTAATGTTAGTAGCAGCAGATACTTTCCGTGCTGGTGCAGTTGCTCAGTTAGCAGAATGGGGACGACGCGTTGATGTACCAGTAGTTATGGGACCAGAAAAAGCTGATCCTGCTTCCGTCGTTTTTGACGGTGTTGAACGAGCAGTTTCTGAAAATGTTGATATATTATTAATTGATACCGCAGGTCGATTGCAAAACAAAGAAAATCTGATGGCTGAACTGGAAAAAATGGGTCGCATTATCAAACGCGTTATCCCAGATGCTCCTCACGAAACCTTGTTAGCCTTAGATGCCTCAACAGGACAAAATGCGCTTAGCCAAGCAAAAGAGTTTTCAAAAATCATGTCACTTACTGGCCTTATCTTGACAAAAATTGATGGCTCAGCAAAAGGTGGCGTCGTTTTAGCCATCAGACAAGAATTGGATATTCCTGTTAAGTTCATCGGCTTTGGAGAAAAAATCGATGATATAGGTCAATTCGACTCTGAAGAATTCATGAAGGGTTTACTGGGTGATATTATTTAGGCAAAGATAGTCTATAAAAAGAGGAGAAAACATGTCAAGTATGAGTATTGACTTGGAAAAGTATAAAAATTTAGCCCAACAAAAACAGGCAGAACACCGCAAATTCTTAGCGACCTTAAAAAAGAAAGCACCTAAGAACTTGGATAAAATTGTTCAAGAAGTACATCAAGAGGTTTTTCAAGAAATTGATTGTACCAAGTGTGCTAATTGTTGTAAAAGTTTAGGGCCACTCTTTACAGAAGCAGATATTCAACGCATTTCAAAACATTTCAAAATGAAGATGCCAGCTTTTGAGAACATGTTTTTACAAGTGGACGAAGACGGGGATAAAATATTTCAGTCGATGCCCTGTCCCTTCTTAGGGGATGATAATCTCTGTAGTATATATGATGTTCGTCCAAAAGCCTGTCGAGAATTCCCTCATACAGACCGCAAAAAAATCTATCAAATTAATCAATTAACTCTAAAAAATACCTTAATCTGCCCAGCAGCTTATCTATTTGTGGAGAAATTAAAAGATAGAATCTAAAAAAACTTCCAATCCTGGAAGTTTTTTTTATTTTGCTAATGCTTTGAACATACCAAAATAGCTAAATAAACTTATTAAAGCAAATGCTGTAAATAGGAGATAAACATTTTGAACTCCTAAAGTAAAATTAGCATGGCTATTAGCAATGATTGAAGCTAGGGCAGTGCCTAACGCACCTGCAAATTGTTGCATCATTTGAAAAATAGCTGTTGCATCAGCATTTTTTTCATTTGGCAATTTTTTGATAGCTGTAGCTAGTGTATTGTTAAATCCCATATTTCGTCCAATTGTAAAAATGATATAAATGAAAGTGAAAGCCAGGGTTGAAAAAGTTTTTGTTGTCATTGTCATAAAGATTAAAGAAATTATGAGTAAGCTATTTCCTAAGTAAAGAGAAATTTTAGGACCCTTTGTATCATATAGTTTACCAAGGATTGGGGCTAGAAGAGCTCCTAATAAGGTACCTGGCAAAAGAACCATCCCTGCTTGAGAAGAAGAAGCAATCTTATCCAAGACAATAAAATTTGGGGTTATGAAATTAATTCCTAAATTTATTAATTGAAATATAAAGAATGGGATTAATCCAAAAGTTACAGAAGGTAATGTTAATATCCGGATATCTAAAAACGCTTTTGGACTATGTAAACTTCGGTAGATGAAGAAAAGTAAGCTAATCATAAATCCAATTAAGTAGAAAGGATTTAGATGTCCGGACTCTAGGCTAGTGATTACAAGAAGTGCTAAGGTCAGAGCAACAGCTAATGATATAAAAGAAAGGTAGTCAAAGGACAATTTCTCACCCTTAGGAGAATTTTCAAGATATTTGAAGGCTAAAAAGCTAGCAATAATTGGAAAAGGGAGAATACAGATAAAAATCCATTGCCAAGCAAAATGACTTATCATAAAGCCACCATAGGATGGTCCGAAAGCTGGTGCCAAACTAATGATTAAACCTCCAAGCCCCATGTAAGTTCCAAATTTGCGTTCAGGAACCCGTTCTAAAATAATATTAAACATTTGAGGCATAATCATTCCCGTTGCTAGGCCTTGGATGACTCGAGCAATGAGCATAATCACAAATGAATTTGTAGCAGGGGCAAGAATTGTTCCGACAATTAACATACTAGAAGCTGTGAAGAAAATTTGACGTTCGCCAAAATTACGTTTAAGACTGGCTGATACAGTAGTCATAATGGCGACTGATAGTAAATATAAAGTTGTTATCCATTGTAAATTAGTTAAAGGCTGATCATATACAGTCATTAATTTAGAGAAGGTAACATTCATGCTAGTTTCGGACAAAATACCTGAAAAGCCAATCATAGCAATTGCTACTATAGCAAAAAAGGTTTCTCTAGATACAGTTTTTTCTTTGGATGGCATAGATTCTCCATTTCTATTCTTGTTTTGTGATTTTTGACAAAAGAAAAGTCATTTCAAGCAGTAGGTCCGTCGAAATGACTTTTCAAAAGGATTGGTTAAAAAATACGATATACGTATGGGTTATCAGGCTTGTTGACTTGCTGGACTTCTGTAATATGTAAAACAGGTAAGGTCTGTTGTAAATCTTTGTTGTACTCAGTTTGGATATGACCTTTTAAGTTTAACCAAGTATTGTTTGGATAGGAAACCTGATTTCCAGTCGTTAATAAACCATAGACACCCGAGTCAGCTATACAATGTATAATACCAAATCTGAACAGAAATTGGTAGTCTTTATGACCAGGTTCGTTGTAAACAAAACCAGTATAAGAAATATCACGATCACTAAATTCATCTGGATAGAGATAAATTAGTTCCATTATTTCCATATAGTTCTGACTGGTAATCTGTAGAGGTTGATTTCCCTGATACTTTTTCATCTCTTTTTTCATTTCCCGTTGGTAGGCTGATTTGGTAAAGTAGAGACTGGTATCGGGTTTTAAATATTGAACAGTTGTTCCATCATCACTTATTCCATTTTTTGACGTTCCAGCTGCTAGTGGAAAAGTATAGCCTTTAGCTGAAACAGTTGTTGAATCAAGACTGACCGTTGGAATCAAAAGTCCAACCAGAACTGGTAAGACTAGAATCAAAGGACTTGTCAGCTTAGCCATTTTCCCGTGCAGATGACTGTGAACTTTAATATTTTTCATCCAAGTATAGAGTTGAACAGTGGCCAACAGAAAAGATAGGACCATTGATATATAAGCTAAATAAGAATAGCGAATATTGATGTACTGATCCAATTTTCCGGATAATTCTAAGTACATGGTTAGTTCAAAATAAGCTGCTAAGACTAAAAATCTGATCATGACATCACTCCCACTAATAAACAATATAGGATAATAACCGAAGCAGAGACGGAGATAAATTGGATAATGAATTTTTTCTTAAAGGCTTTTACCATCATCATCAAATTTTTGATATCAACCATAGGTCCAATTAGCAAAAAGGCTAATACGGGGGAAAAACCAAAGGTGGTTAACAAGGAAGCACCGATGAAGGCATCTGCCTCACTGCAAAGAGAAAGGATGAATGCAAGAAGCATCATCGTTAGAATGGCAGTGAGCGGATTGTGCCCAATGCTTGTTAAAATCCGAGTAGGAACAAAGATTTGCATGCCAGAGGCAATTAATGTACCGAAAACAAGATAACGTCCCGTGTCGAAGAATTCATCTATGGCGTGAGCTAAGGCAAAATATAGTTTTTTAGACCATTTTTCCTGGCTGTAATCATGTAAGTGAGCTGGCTCAGCCGATTCCTTTAGAATATCATCATCCACGAAATAAGCTAACAAGACTCCTAAACAAATAGCGACAATGATTGCTCCTAGTAAACGCAGTAATAAAAAGCGTAAGGAATTTCCAAAAGCTGAATAGGTTGCGAAGAGCACTATCGGATTGATAATTGGTGCAGTTGCTAAGAAGGGTATTGCAGTATAGGAAGGGACCTTTTTTTCGAGGAAACGATTGATGATTGGGATTATGCCGCATTCACAAGATGGGAAAACAAAACCAATCAAGGTCCCAAAAAGGATTCTCAGAAATTTCTGCCTTGGCAAGTAGCGTTGGACAATATCTGGGGTAATGTAAACCTCAATAAAACCAGAAAGAATAGTTCCTAGCAAAACAAAAGGTAAGGCCTCAATGATAATCGACAAAAAGATAGCCGACCATTGAAGAATATCTGGTGGAAGAGATGAAAAGATTTGCATTATCTCTCCCCCTTTCTAAAAACATCATGATTTAAGTAAGATATCAGCAAAAAAAGAGAAGTCAGTGGACTTCCTGACTGATAACTCATAGTTTGTCAACCTCTTTTTTATTATTTTCTTCTTTGGTTGCAGGAATGATTTTGCCTTCAGCATCGACATCTATTGGTTTGTCAAAACTTGGAATACTTGCAAAACCTGACATCATTTTTTCTAATTCGTCATTTTTTTTATGTGTAATTGCCATTTTTCTACCAACTTTCTTTATAGATATACCACTATTATACTATCATTTAAAGGGAAATGAAAAGATAAATCATAATTCTTAATTGAAGAGAGAATTATAATAAGATAATAGTATCAGTATTAGCTTCTTTTATACAAGTTATTTTACCACGAAAGTCTTATACTTAACTTAAGAAGAAAAGGAGAAAAAATATGCAAGTTAAAATTGAACACATCGGACTATGGGTTAAAGATATGGAAGCAATGAAAGAATTTTATTGCCGTTATTTTGAAGCAAGTTCTACAAGTCTTTATCATAACCCTAAAACTGGATTTTATTCATACTTTTTAACATTTGCGTCAGGTGCTCGCTTAGAAATAATGAATAAAACTAATCTTGCTGACCAAAACCATGAACAATTTGGCTTTGCACATTTAGCATTGGCTTTAGGTTCGAAAGAAGCAGTTGATGAGTTTGCTTACTACATGCAAGACCAAGGTTTTCCTATTCAAAATGGTCCGCGTACAACAGGTGACGGTTATTATGAGGCGGTTATTAATGATCCAGAAGGAAACATTATTGAATTAACAATCTGAACATAACTTATATTAATAGGGAAGAATACTTGTCAAAGTTCATTATGCTTTGGAAAGTATTTTTTATATAAATTTGGAAGTTGAATACAGATTTTTTACTTTTGATCTCAATTCTAGATTTAATTATGTTTTCTGAGAAATGTGATATAATTAATTTCATAGGAGAAAGTAATGAAAAAACATGTTTTACTAGTGGATGACGAGGAACATATTCTTCGTTTATTAGATTATCATTTGGCCAAAGAAGGCTATCAGACAGAATTAGTCGGTGATGGTCGGTCAGCTTTAAAATTAGCAGAGACTGAACACTTTGACTTTATCTTACTAGACATCATGCTTCCTCAATTAGATGGGATAGAAGTTTGTAAAAGAATTCGAGCAAAAGGAATCACAACCCCTATTATGATGGTTTCAGCTAAAGGGGATGAATTTGACAAAGTATTAGCCCTAGAATTGGGTGCTGATGACTACCTAACCAAACCATTTAGCCCAAGAGAGTTAATTGCAAGAGTAAAAGCTATACTTCGTAGAACAGAAAAAGATCAAACTGATGATAATGATTTGAGTGATGAGCAATGGGTCGTTAATGGGCTACGGGTTTTTCCTGATCGTCATGAAGTCTATAAAGATAATGACATGTTAAACCTGACACCAAAAGAATATGAATTATTACTTTATTTAATAAAGCATCCTAATATGACCTTAACAAGAGAACGATTGCTTGAACGAATTTGGGGTTATGATTTTGGTCAGGAAACACGATTAGTCGATGTCCACATTGGTAAACTGAGAGAAAAAGTTGAAGATGATCCGAAAAATCCTAAGTTTATCAAAACCATTCGTGGTTACGGTTATAAATTTAAGGAGTTAAAGGATGAGAAAAAGTCTTAGTATCCTAGCAATCACGAATATATTATTATGGCTCTTTTGTTTTTTTATCTATTTCGACTATGGAAATAAGCAAGTTTGGATTAGTTTTATTATCCTCTTGATTTTGATATCAGTATTCGCAATAAGAAATATGCACGACACTCAAAATGACTTAGATGAATTAGTAGAGAATGCCTATACTTTAAGGTATTACAATTATTCTTCAGATGAGACAATTCAGGAACTAAACCATATTTTACGAAATTTTCGAAATCAAACAGAGCAACAAAAAGCAAGCATCAAAGGTATGTCTGAAAACCTTCAAGCTTTGCTATCCCACCTAACAATGGGCATGTTTTTGGTTGATCGAAAAAAAAATATCGTTATACATAGTAAATCCTTGCCTAACTATTTTCCAGATACAAAAATCGATTTTAAGGTTTTAGATGATATTAGCCGAACGGATATCAAGTCTTTAGTTAAACAGACATTTTTAAGCACCAAAACCATAAAAAAAGAACTTCGTGGATTTCATGAAGGTGATTTGATTTTAGAAGTGACAGTCGTTCCAATTCTAAATGATGTTCAAGAGACTGAGCAAGTTTTAGTTTTACTCTATGATTTAACAATGATTCGGAATTACGAAAAATTGAACATGGATTTTATCTCAAATGCTTCTCATGAATTAAGAACACCGGTAACTTCTATTAAAGGTTTTGCGGAGACCATCAAGTCAATGCCGCAAGATGAAGAAGTTTTAAAAAAAGAATTCTTGGATATTATTTATAATGAAAGCTTGCGCTTAGAACACATTGTTGAGCATATGCTGACGCTCTCGAAGGTTAAAAAGACTCAATTACAGAAAACTGATATCGACTTGAATGAATTTCTCCAGTATATTGGCAATAGCTTAAAACATCAATTGCAGCAAAAACATTTACATTTGAAATATGATTTAGAAGCTAATGTTATCATTGAATCGGATAAATACCTTTTGTCTCAGATTATTTTAAATCTTCTATCAAATGCCATTCGTTATACTGAGGATGGCGGGGATATAATGGTTATTACTAGAGAAACAAAAGACAATATCACAATATGTGTCAAGGACACGGGAATTGGTATTAGTCAGTTAGAAATCGAACGGATATTTGAACGTTTTTACAGAGTTAATAAAGGACGCAGTCGCCAAAGTGGTGGAACTGGTCTAGGTCTTTCAATAGTGAAAGAACTTAGTCAAATCTTATCTGGTAAAATTAGTGTTTCTAGTCAGCTTGGTCAGGGAAGTATCTTTACCCTAACCTTACCATCAAGTATTATTTCAGAGAAAAAAGAAGCCTAAAAGACTTCTTTTTTTAATGTTTAGGAAATATATTTTAGAAATATAAACTTTTACAAAATCTTTACAAAAATAGGGGATAAACCTTTACAAAGCATTGGTATACTAAACATGTAGCAAATCTACAAGAAGTAAAAAAATATATTTTAAAAGGTGAAACTTATGAAAATTCAAAAAATGATTACTCTCGCAGTTCTCGGTTTGTCTAGTCTTGGCTTAGTTGCTTGTGGCAACAACGATTCAAAATCTTCTGATACATCAGCATCAGGTGGAAAAATTGAAGTCATCACTCGTGAAGATGGTTCAGGAACACGTGGAGCATTTACTGAAATTACTGGTATTTTGAAAAAAGATGGTGATAAAGAAACTGATAACACTTCTAAATCAGCAGTTGTTCAAAACAGTACAGAAGGTGTTATCTCAGCAGTATCTGGTAATAAAGATGCTGTAGGATATATCTCACTTGGTTCACTTAATGATAATGTAAAAGCACTTAAAGTTGACGGAGTGGAAGCAAGCTCTAAAACAGTTAAAGATGGCGACTACCCACTTCAACGTCCATTCAACATTGTTTACAACGACAGCTTATCAGCTTTAGGAAAAGACTTCGTAGCATTCATTCATTCTAAACAAGGTCAAGCAGTTGTAACAGATAATAAATTTGTTGAAGCTAAAGATGATATGAAAGAATACACTTCACAAAAAATGTCAGGTAAACTTTCAGTAGTTGGTTCAACTTCAGTTACACCACTTATGGAAAAACTAGTTGAAGCATACAAAGAAGAAAATCCAGATGTAACAATCGATATCACTGCTAATGGATCTTCAGCAGGTATCACAGCTGCTAAAGAAAAAACAGCTGACATTGGTATGGTGTCTCGTGAACTTACTCCTGAAGAAGGCAAAGACTTAAAACATGATGCTATCGCACTTGATGGAATTGCAGTTGTTGTTAACAAAGACAACAAAGCAGAAGAAATCAGCATGAAATCTATCACAGACGTATTTACTGGTAAAGTAACTAGCTGGGATAAAGCAAAATAAGTCTAAGAAAGTGTAAGGGGGACACCTTTGTCCCCCTTGCTTTCATTCATTTAGAAAGGATAGCGCGTGAAAAAACAAGCGTTCAAAGAAGAATTCTTCAGAATTCTATTCTTCCTTAGTGCAGCGATGTCAATTGTTGCTATATCATTAATCTGTATCTTCATATTTATGAATGGACTACCATTTATCGGAAAATACGGTGTTGCTAAATTCTTATTTGGCTCAAATTGGTCTCCTTCAAATACACCTTCTAGCTTTGGTATTTTACCAATGATTGTTGGTTCATTATTAATCACCATAGGAGCTATTATTGTCGGTGTGCCTACTGGAATTTTTACGTCTGTCTTTATGGTTTATTACTGCCCAAAACCAATCTATGGTTTCCTAAAAGGTGCAGTCAATATGATGGCTGCAATTCCATCAATTGTTTATGGTTTCTTTGGTTTACAATTAATGGTTCCTTGGATTAGAACATTTGCTGGAAACGGGATGTCCGTTATCACAGCATCATTGTTGTTAGGTATTATGATTTTACCAACTATCATTAGTTTGACTGAATCAGCTATTCGAACAGTACCTGCAACTTTTTATTCTGGAAGTGTTGCTTTAGGAGCAAGTCATGAACGCACTATTTTTAGTGTTATTGTTCCAGCTGCTAAATCAGGTATTTTTTCAGCAATAATTTTAGGTATTGGTCGTGCAATTGGGGAAACAATGGCTGTTATTCTTGTCGCTGGGAATCAACCAGTTATTCCAACAGGATTATTTGAAGGCACTCGAACAATGACAACAAATATCGTGTTAGAAATGGCTTATGCTTCTGGTCAACATAGAGAAGCATTGATTGCGACTTCTGCTGTATTATTTATCTTTATCCTTCTAATTAATGCGTGGTTCTCTTATATGAAAGGAAAATCAGTAAATGAGTAAATATATTTTAAAAACTTTAGTTTACCTTTTTACCTTACTTACATTTGGATCACTTTTTCTAATCGTAGGATTTATCTTGGTTAATGGTTTACCAAATATTACTCCTTCACTATTTGAATGGAAATACACTAGTGATAATGTCTCACTGATGCCAGCAATTGTTTCTACTTTAATTTTAGTATTTGGCTCACTTTTGATTGCATTGCCAATTGGTGTATTTGCAGGATTCTACTTAGTCGAGTATGCTAAAAAAGGCTCAATATGGGTTAAACTGATTCGTATTGCTGCCGATACATTAGCTGGGATTCCATCAATTGTATTTGGTCTATTCGGGATGCTTTTCTTTGTTGTCTTTATGAAGTTCCAATATTCATTATTGTCAGGGATTTTGACATCAGTTATTATGGTTCTTCCAGTTATTATCAGAGCTACAGAAGAAGCTTTGATGTCTGTAAGTGATAGCATGCGTCAAGCCAGTTTTGGGCTTGGAGCTGGGAAATTGAGAACTGTTTTCAAAATTGTCTTACCAGTTGCCATGCCAGGTATTTTAGCAGGTGTTATTTTGGCAGTTGGTCGTATCGTTGGTGAAACGGCAGCTCTTATGTATACATTAGGGACTTCAACTAATGCACCAACATCTATTATGTCTTCTGGACGTTCACTCGCTTTACATATGTATATGTTATCTAGTGAAGGTCTTCATGTTAAAGAAGCATATGCCACTGGTGTTATTTTAATTATTACAGTATTGATTATAAATGCTATCTCTACAATTTTATCTCGTCGCCTTGTGAAAGGAGCATCTAAATAATGGGAACTTTTTCCGTAAAAAACCTTGAATTATATTATGGGGATTTTCATGCCCTTAAAAATGTTAATATTGAATTACCAGAAGGGAAAATTACAGCCTTGATTGGCCCTTCAGGGTGTGGTAAATCAACATTTTTGAAAACTTTGAACCGTATGAATGATTTGATTCCTAGTTGTCGTATCGAAGGAGACATTCTTTTAGATGACAAAAATATCTATGGAAAAGATATGAATTTGAATAGCTTACGTAAACGTGTCGGAATGGTTTTCCAACAACCAAATCCATTCGCGATGTCTATTTATGATAACGTAGCCTACGGCCCTAGAACACATGGTGTTAAAGATAAAGCTCAACTTGATGCAATTGTCGAAAAAAGTCTTAAGGGCGCAGCGATTTGGGAAGAAGTTAAAGATGATCTTAAAAAGAATGCAATGTCACTTTCTGGTGGTCAACAACAACGTATCTGTATCGCACGTGCCTTGGCAGTAGAACCTGATGTTCTTTTAATGGATGAACCTACATCAGCATTA encodes:
- the pnpS gene encoding two-component system histidine kinase PnpS — protein: MRKSLSILAITNILLWLFCFFIYFDYGNKQVWISFIILLILISVFAIRNMHDTQNDLDELVENAYTLRYYNYSSDETIQELNHILRNFRNQTEQQKASIKGMSENLQALLSHLTMGMFLVDRKKNIVIHSKSLPNYFPDTKIDFKVLDDISRTDIKSLVKQTFLSTKTIKKELRGFHEGDLILEVTVVPILNDVQETEQVLVLLYDLTMIRNYEKLNMDFISNASHELRTPVTSIKGFAETIKSMPQDEEVLKKEFLDIIYNESLRLEHIVEHMLTLSKVKKTQLQKTDIDLNEFLQYIGNSLKHQLQQKHLHLKYDLEANVIIESDKYLLSQIILNLLSNAIRYTEDGGDIMVITRETKDNITICVKDTGIGISQLEIERIFERFYRVNKGRSRQSGGTGLGLSIVKELSQILSGKISVSSQLGQGSIFTLTLPSSIISEKKEA
- a CDS encoding substrate-binding domain-containing protein, giving the protein MKIQKMITLAVLGLSSLGLVACGNNDSKSSDTSASGGKIEVITREDGSGTRGAFTEITGILKKDGDKETDNTSKSAVVQNSTEGVISAVSGNKDAVGYISLGSLNDNVKALKVDGVEASSKTVKDGDYPLQRPFNIVYNDSLSALGKDFVAFIHSKQGQAVVTDNKFVEAKDDMKEYTSQKMSGKLSVVGSTSVTPLMEKLVEAYKEENPDVTIDITANGSSAGITAAKEKTADIGMVSRELTPEEGKDLKHDAIALDGIAVVVNKDNKAEEISMKSITDVFTGKVTSWDKAK
- the pstC gene encoding phosphate ABC transporter permease subunit PstC; translation: MKKQAFKEEFFRILFFLSAAMSIVAISLICIFIFMNGLPFIGKYGVAKFLFGSNWSPSNTPSSFGILPMIVGSLLITIGAIIVGVPTGIFTSVFMVYYCPKPIYGFLKGAVNMMAAIPSIVYGFFGLQLMVPWIRTFAGNGMSVITASLLLGIMILPTIISLTESAIRTVPATFYSGSVALGASHERTIFSVIVPAAKSGIFSAIILGIGRAIGETMAVILVAGNQPVIPTGLFEGTRTMTTNIVLEMAYASGQHREALIATSAVLFIFILLINAWFSYMKGKSVNE
- the pstA gene encoding phosphate ABC transporter permease PstA; the protein is MSKYILKTLVYLFTLLTFGSLFLIVGFILVNGLPNITPSLFEWKYTSDNVSLMPAIVSTLILVFGSLLIALPIGVFAGFYLVEYAKKGSIWVKLIRIAADTLAGIPSIVFGLFGMLFFVVFMKFQYSLLSGILTSVIMVLPVIIRATEEALMSVSDSMRQASFGLGAGKLRTVFKIVLPVAMPGILAGVILAVGRIVGETAALMYTLGTSTNAPTSIMSSGRSLALHMYMLSSEGLHVKEAYATGVILIITVLIINAISTILSRRLVKGASK
- the pstB gene encoding phosphate ABC transporter ATP-binding protein PstB; the encoded protein is MGTFSVKNLELYYGDFHALKNVNIELPEGKITALIGPSGCGKSTFLKTLNRMNDLIPSCRIEGDILLDDKNIYGKDMNLNSLRKRVGMVFQQPNPFAMSIYDNVAYGPRTHGVKDKAQLDAIVEKSLKGAAIWEEVKDDLKKNAMSLSGGQQQRICIARALAVEPDVLLMDEPTSALDPISTLKIEDLVQNLKKDYTIIIVTHNMQQASRISDKTAFFLTGEICEFGDTLEIFTNPKDKRTEDYISGRFG